Proteins encoded together in one Roseibacterium elongatum DSM 19469 window:
- a CDS encoding methyltransferase: MNALTNADEISEIAFGFMGSKALFAALEHGVFTSLAGGASDAASVAKASDLDTDRAETLLTALAGLGLVVPQGQGQFVNSPAAEAFLVKGAKYDFGDYLRLQVGRQMYGLLDQIDDALTGALPEEATASYAEWFADPDEARLYSESQHSGSLGPARQLIKRLDLSQATRLLDVGGGTGAFAITLCEANPGLSATIVDFPTVAALGRSYVQKAGLSDRISYIEGNALETDWPGGQDVILMSYLFSGVPGVTHDGLIRAAMERLNPGGLLLIHDFVVHADRTGPKLAALWQLQHTAFTPRARSLDEGWLVSALDRGGFEDVTVSEMIPEMTMLAEARKPA; this comes from the coding sequence ATGAATGCGCTGACCAATGCCGACGAAATTTCCGAGATCGCCTTTGGCTTCATGGGGTCCAAGGCGCTTTTCGCGGCGTTGGAGCACGGGGTCTTCACCAGTCTCGCGGGCGGCGCGTCGGATGCAGCCTCGGTAGCCAAGGCCAGCGATCTTGATACGGATCGGGCGGAAACCCTATTGACCGCGCTGGCGGGGCTGGGCCTTGTCGTGCCGCAAGGGCAGGGGCAGTTCGTCAATTCCCCGGCGGCCGAGGCGTTTCTGGTGAAAGGCGCGAAATACGATTTCGGCGATTACCTGCGCCTTCAGGTCGGGCGGCAGATGTATGGCCTGCTGGATCAGATCGACGATGCCCTGACAGGGGCCCTGCCCGAAGAGGCCACGGCCTCGTATGCCGAATGGTTCGCCGACCCGGACGAGGCACGCCTCTATTCCGAAAGTCAGCATTCAGGGTCGCTGGGGCCGGCACGGCAGTTGATCAAGCGGCTGGACCTGTCGCAGGCGACGCGCCTGCTGGATGTGGGTGGCGGCACCGGAGCGTTCGCCATCACCCTGTGCGAGGCCAATCCCGGTCTGAGCGCCACCATCGTCGATTTCCCGACTGTCGCGGCGCTGGGTCGGAGCTACGTCCAAAAGGCCGGCCTGTCGGATCGCATCAGCTATATCGAGGGCAACGCGCTGGAAACCGATTGGCCGGGCGGGCAGGACGTGATCCTGATGTCCTATCTGTTTTCCGGCGTTCCGGGCGTCACCCATGACGGGTTGATCCGCGCCGCGATGGAGCGGCTCAATCCCGGCGGCCTGTTGCTGATCCATGACTTCGTCGTGCATGCCGACCGGACGGGGCCGAAACTGGCCGCGCTCTGGCAATTGCAGCACACCGCCTTTACCCCGCGCGCCCGCTCGTTGGACGAGGGGTGGCTCGTCTCGGCGCTGGATCGCGGCGGGTTCGAAGATGTGACCGTATCCGAGATGATCCCCGAGATGACGATGCTGGCCGAGGCCCGCAAACCTGCCTAG